In Mycobacterium sp. Aquia_216, a genomic segment contains:
- a CDS encoding LGFP repeat-containing protein — MNGKRGHVRRLAGRALISVATTALAIVLLAPTVSASPIGDAEAAIMAEWSKAGGDTSPLGARKGDVYPVADGFACDFDGGKMYFTTATGARFIYGPILDKYDMLGGAAGSDLGFPTINEVPGLAGPDSRVATFSASDKPVIFWTPDHGAFVVRGALNAAWDKLGSSGGVLGAPVADETYDGEVSTQKFGAGQISWNRKTKEFTTEPAGLADQLKGLQVAIDPAAAINMAWRAAGGASGQLGAKQGGQYPIGGDGIAQNFAGGKVFFSPATGAAAIESDILTKYESLGGPVSSDLGFPTANESDGGVSPNSRIATFSAADKPVIFWTSDHGAFVVRGAMKAAWDKLRGATGKLGAPLGDQTVDGDVISQKFTGGKISWNRAKNTFSTDPANLAPLLSGLQVSGQNQPSSTAMPPHAKKWFTWSWWYVFALVPLLVLVLLAVFVAVRWRRHRAGRKTAPYDIERDVDVGGYDDTGEPRWGPDYAEASTEHLSFSDLNAPEHHEANEVPRARWPHAPETAELADDEGYDHRASVSEEEWDQLGVDERDPDSVDTDSIPVVSAEDLIEAGYGDELPQAGYRDEADVPGYPDALADAAYTDADYTDAAGPEAAYPDAAVADEAGYLDYADEDAAYADAGYPGADDEEAAYPDVAVPHTPPDLAAASDAASGAAAASGAAAAGGAASGLAAALGVASGAAPRGGGRHAAADTDDEADLAPAAAIGALGQSGRPTIHLPLEDPYQMPDGYPIKASPRFGLYYTPDSDLYHDTLAEIWFSSEEAALVNGFIKAD, encoded by the coding sequence GTGAACGGGAAGAGAGGTCACGTGCGCAGGCTCGCCGGTCGGGCGCTGATCAGCGTGGCGACCACAGCGTTGGCCATCGTGCTACTGGCACCTACCGTCTCAGCGTCTCCGATCGGTGACGCCGAAGCCGCGATCATGGCGGAGTGGAGCAAGGCCGGCGGCGACACCTCGCCGCTGGGCGCCCGCAAGGGCGATGTCTACCCCGTCGCCGACGGCTTCGCGTGCGACTTCGACGGCGGCAAGATGTACTTCACCACCGCCACCGGTGCCAGATTCATCTACGGGCCGATCCTGGATAAGTACGACATGCTGGGCGGTGCGGCCGGTAGCGACCTGGGCTTTCCGACCATCAACGAGGTTCCCGGTCTGGCGGGGCCGGACAGCCGAGTGGCGACGTTCTCGGCCAGCGACAAGCCGGTGATCTTCTGGACACCCGACCATGGGGCGTTCGTCGTGCGCGGCGCGCTGAACGCCGCCTGGGACAAGCTCGGCAGCTCGGGCGGTGTCCTCGGCGCCCCGGTCGCGGATGAGACGTACGACGGCGAGGTGTCCACCCAGAAGTTCGGCGCCGGCCAGATTTCCTGGAACCGCAAGACCAAGGAATTCACCACTGAGCCAGCGGGATTGGCCGATCAGCTGAAAGGCTTGCAGGTAGCGATCGATCCCGCCGCGGCCATCAACATGGCCTGGCGCGCGGCCGGCGGCGCCAGCGGTCAGCTGGGCGCCAAGCAGGGTGGTCAGTATCCGATCGGTGGCGACGGCATCGCCCAGAACTTCGCCGGCGGCAAGGTGTTCTTCAGCCCGGCAACCGGTGCGGCCGCGATCGAAAGCGACATTCTGACGAAGTACGAGTCGCTGGGTGGCCCGGTCAGCAGTGACCTGGGCTTCCCGACCGCCAACGAGTCCGACGGCGGCGTCAGTCCCAACAGCCGGATCGCCACGTTCTCGGCGGCCGACAAGCCGGTGATCTTCTGGACCTCAGATCACGGCGCGTTCGTCGTACGCGGCGCGATGAAGGCTGCCTGGGACAAGCTGCGCGGCGCCACCGGAAAGCTCGGCGCGCCGCTCGGCGACCAGACCGTCGACGGCGACGTGATCTCGCAGAAGTTCACCGGCGGCAAGATCTCGTGGAATCGGGCAAAGAACACCTTCTCCACCGACCCGGCCAACCTGGCCCCGCTGTTGTCCGGCTTGCAGGTGTCGGGCCAGAACCAGCCGAGCAGCACGGCGATGCCTCCGCACGCCAAGAAGTGGTTCACCTGGAGCTGGTGGTACGTGTTCGCCCTGGTCCCGCTGCTGGTTTTGGTGCTGCTCGCGGTGTTTGTGGCGGTGCGGTGGCGCCGGCATCGCGCCGGCCGTAAGACGGCGCCCTACGACATCGAGCGCGACGTCGATGTCGGCGGCTACGACGACACGGGCGAGCCGCGCTGGGGGCCCGATTACGCCGAGGCCTCCACCGAGCACCTGTCATTCAGCGACCTGAACGCACCGGAGCACCACGAGGCCAACGAGGTGCCGCGAGCCAGATGGCCGCACGCACCCGAAACCGCCGAGCTGGCCGACGACGAGGGGTACGACCACCGGGCATCCGTTTCCGAGGAGGAGTGGGATCAGCTAGGGGTCGACGAGCGGGATCCCGACTCGGTCGACACCGATTCCATCCCGGTGGTGTCGGCGGAAGATCTGATCGAGGCCGGGTACGGCGACGAGCTCCCGCAGGCCGGCTACCGCGACGAGGCCGACGTGCCCGGTTATCCGGATGCCCTTGCCGATGCCGCCTACACCGATGCCGACTACACCGATGCCGCCGGCCCGGAAGCCGCCTACCCGGACGCTGCCGTCGCCGACGAGGCCGGTTATCTGGATTACGCCGACGAGGATGCCGCGTACGCGGACGCGGGTTACCCCGGAGCCGACGATGAGGAGGCGGCCTATCCCGACGTCGCCGTGCCGCACACGCCGCCCGATCTCGCTGCCGCGAGCGACGCCGCATCGGGTGCTGCGGCCGCGTCCGGTGCTGCCGCCGCGGGTGGGGCCGCATCCGGCCTGGCGGCTGCGCTCGGCGTCGCGTCCGGGGCCGCACCGAGAGGCGGAGGGCGCCACGCCGCAGCGGACACCGATGACGAGGCGGACCTCGCGCCGGCCGCGGCTATCGGCGCACTAGGGCAATCCGGCCGTCCGACGATCCATTTGCCGTTAGAGGACCCGTACCAGATGCCCGACGGCTATCCGATCAAGGCCAGCCCCCGCTTCGGTTTGTACTACACGCCGGATAGCGACCTCTACCACGACACGCTGGCCGAAATCTGGTTCTCCAGCGAGGAAGCCGCGCTGGTCAACGGCTTCATCAAGGCAGACTGA
- the lexA gene encoding transcriptional repressor LexA, which translates to MSDSNDTSAAGPDGRLHAVDSSLTQRQRTILNVIRESVTTRGYPPSIREIGDAVGLTSTSSVAHQLRTLERKGFLRRDPNRPRAVDVRGADEMVVAAPATEVAGSDALPEPTYVPVLGRIAAGGPILAEEAVEDVFPLPRELVGEGTLFLLKVVGDSMVEAAICDGDWVVVRQQNVADNGDIVAAMLDGEATVKTFKRAGGQVWLMPHNPAFDPIPGNEATVLGKVVTVIRKV; encoded by the coding sequence ATGAGCGACAGCAACGACACCTCAGCAGCCGGACCGGACGGCCGGTTGCACGCCGTGGATTCATCGCTTACCCAGCGGCAACGCACCATCTTGAACGTCATCCGCGAGTCGGTGACCACCCGCGGATACCCGCCGAGCATCAGGGAGATCGGCGACGCGGTCGGCCTGACGTCGACATCCTCGGTGGCTCACCAATTGCGCACCCTCGAGCGCAAGGGATTCCTGCGCCGCGACCCGAACCGTCCCCGGGCCGTCGACGTCCGCGGCGCCGACGAAATGGTGGTGGCAGCGCCGGCCACCGAGGTCGCCGGGTCCGACGCCTTGCCGGAACCCACGTACGTCCCCGTGCTTGGGCGCATCGCGGCCGGTGGACCGATCCTGGCCGAAGAAGCCGTCGAGGATGTCTTCCCGCTCCCCCGCGAGCTGGTCGGCGAGGGCACGCTGTTTCTGCTCAAGGTGGTCGGCGACTCGATGGTCGAGGCGGCGATCTGCGACGGCGACTGGGTGGTGGTGCGGCAGCAGAACGTCGCCGACAATGGCGACATCGTCGCGGCCATGCTCGACGGTGAGGCCACCGTCAAGACGTTCAAACGCGCGGGCGGTCAGGTCTGGCTGATGCCGCACAACCCCGCGTTCGATCCCATCCCGGGCAATGAGGCGACCGTGCTCGGCAAGGTCGTCACGGTGATCCGCAAGGTATAG
- a CDS encoding LysM peptidoglycan-binding domain-containing protein — translation MTLMHTVSPRTNNVRRPSDGLVGRPRYDQERALRSRRAGQSRPAGTPMRYRGTGVAMSAAPHRRRPATVGTTIGLALMAGIITLWLGLVANLGQIANGDSAAAAAPVPDRLSVVKVEPGESLQDVAHRVAPEAPVRAVADRIRELNNLSSPALAAGQTLIAPVG, via the coding sequence ATGACGCTCATGCACACAGTCTCACCGCGGACCAACAACGTGCGGCGCCCGAGCGACGGGCTGGTCGGACGGCCTCGTTATGACCAGGAACGCGCACTGCGGTCGCGCCGCGCCGGGCAGTCACGCCCGGCCGGGACTCCGATGCGCTACCGGGGCACCGGCGTCGCGATGTCGGCCGCGCCGCACCGCCGGCGCCCGGCGACGGTCGGGACGACGATCGGTCTGGCCCTGATGGCCGGGATCATCACCCTCTGGCTGGGCCTGGTTGCGAATCTCGGTCAGATCGCCAACGGCGACTCCGCCGCGGCGGCCGCTCCCGTGCCGGACCGGCTGTCCGTGGTAAAGGTCGAGCCGGGCGAATCGCTACAGGACGTGGCGCACCGGGTGGCCCCGGAAGCCCCGGTCCGCGCGGTCGCCGACCGTATCCGCGAACTGAACAACCTGAGCTCGCCGGCGCTGGCCGCGGGTCAGACGCTGATCGCGCCGGTCGGCTGA
- the nrdR gene encoding transcriptional regulator NrdR produces MHCPFCRHPDSRVIDSRETDEGQAIRRRRSCPECGRRFTTVETAVLAVVKRSGVTEPFSREKVIKGVRRACQGRQVDEDALNLLAQQVEDTVRAAGSPEVPSHEVGLAILGPLRDLDEVAYLRFASVYRSFSSADDFEREIAALRKHRKVSTPG; encoded by the coding sequence ATGCATTGTCCGTTCTGCCGCCATCCCGATTCCCGGGTGATCGACTCGCGGGAAACCGATGAAGGCCAAGCCATTCGGCGGCGTCGGTCGTGCCCGGAGTGCGGGCGGCGCTTCACCACGGTAGAAACCGCGGTCCTGGCCGTGGTCAAGCGCAGCGGCGTCACGGAGCCGTTCAGCCGCGAAAAGGTCATCAAGGGCGTTCGCCGGGCGTGCCAGGGCCGTCAGGTGGACGAGGACGCGCTGAATCTGCTGGCCCAGCAGGTGGAAGATACGGTGCGTGCGGCCGGTTCGCCGGAAGTGCCCAGTCACGAGGTCGGCCTGGCGATCCTCGGCCCGTTGCGTGACCTGGACGAGGTGGCTTACCTGCGCTTCGCGTCGGTATACCGGTCCTTTTCTTCGGCCGACGATTTCGAGCGCGAGATCGCGGCGCTTCGCAAGCATCGCAAAGTATCGACACCGGGCTGA
- a CDS encoding peroxynitrite isomerase, with protein sequence MPGDLHPDLAALAPLLGTWAGRGAGEYPTIQPFEYLEEVVFSHVGKPFLAYAQKTKGVADGKPLHAETGYLRVPEPGHVELVLAHPSGVTEIEVGSYEVTGDVIEIELATTSVGLTPTAKEVSALGRSFRIDGGRLSYSVRMGAVGQPLQHHLTAVLQRKS encoded by the coding sequence ATGCCTGGCGACTTGCATCCCGATCTCGCGGCGCTCGCGCCGCTGCTCGGCACCTGGGCCGGTCGTGGCGCGGGCGAGTACCCGACGATCCAGCCCTTCGAGTATCTCGAGGAAGTGGTGTTTTCCCATGTGGGCAAACCGTTTCTGGCTTACGCGCAAAAGACCAAAGGGGTAGCCGACGGCAAACCGCTGCATGCCGAGACCGGCTATCTGCGGGTGCCGGAGCCCGGTCACGTCGAGCTGGTGCTGGCGCACCCCAGCGGCGTCACCGAAATCGAGGTCGGCTCCTATGAAGTGACCGGCGATGTCATCGAAATCGAGTTGGCCACCACGTCGGTCGGACTGACTCCGACCGCCAAAGAAGTGTCCGCGCTTGGCCGTTCCTTCCGCATCGACGGCGGCCGGCTGTCGTACTCGGTGCGGATGGGCGCGGTCGGGCAACCCCTGCAGCATCATCTCACCGCGGTGTTGCAGCGAAAATCCTGA
- a CDS encoding PhzF family phenazine biosynthesis protein: MGIDVTVLRVFTDRDGRFGNPLGVVEANQVAPADRQQLTTQLGYSETIFVDLPAAGSTTTQATIYTPRTELPFAGHPTVGLSWWLRENGTPINTLAVPAGIVQVHYDGDLVGVTARADWGPEFAIHEFDSVDQLLAAEPSNFPDDSAHYLWAWIDQSTGSLRSRTFVTNLGVPEDEATGSAALRITEHLSRDLSITQGNGSRLETVWSSDGWARVAGRVVNDGVTQLN; encoded by the coding sequence ATGGGTATCGATGTGACGGTGTTGCGGGTCTTCACCGACCGCGACGGCAGATTCGGCAATCCGTTGGGCGTCGTCGAGGCCAACCAGGTCGCTCCCGCCGATCGCCAACAGTTGACCACCCAATTGGGTTACAGCGAAACGATATTCGTCGATCTGCCGGCCGCCGGCTCAACCACCACGCAAGCCACCATCTACACGCCACGCACCGAGCTTCCGTTCGCCGGGCACCCGACCGTCGGCCTGTCGTGGTGGCTGCGGGAGAACGGCACGCCGATCAACACGCTCGCGGTCCCGGCCGGCATCGTGCAGGTGCACTACGACGGCGATCTGGTGGGCGTCACCGCGCGCGCCGACTGGGGCCCTGAATTCGCAATTCACGAATTCGATTCCGTTGACCAGCTTCTCGCGGCCGAGCCCAGCAACTTCCCCGACGACAGCGCGCACTACCTGTGGGCCTGGATCGACCAGTCCACCGGTTCGTTGCGCTCCCGGACGTTCGTCACGAATCTCGGTGTGCCCGAAGACGAAGCGACCGGCTCCGCCGCGCTCCGGATAACCGAACATCTCAGCCGCGACCTGAGCATCACTCAGGGCAACGGGTCGAGGCTGGAAACCGTGTGGAGTTCCGATGGCTGGGCGCGCGTCGCCGGCCGCGTCGTCAACGACGGTGTGACACAACTGAACTGA
- a CDS encoding alpha/beta fold hydrolase, which translates to MTERKRKSNLRPVREVTTPRLEFRTIHGYKRAFRIAGSGPAILLIHGIGDNSTTWNTVQAKLAQRFTVIAPDLLGHGQSDKPRADYSVAGYANGMRDLLSVLDIERVTIVGHSLGGGVAMQFAYQFPHLVERLILVAAGGVTKDVNVAFRLASLPIGTEALALLRLPLVLPAVQLAGRLAGLAIGSTGLGRDLPNVLRILDDLPEPTASSAFSRTLRAVVDWRGQIVTFLDRCYLTQAIPVQIVWGTKDAVVPVRHAWMAHAAMPGSRLEIFQGSGHFPFHEDPARFIDVLQRFIDTTAPAEYDQAALRELLRTGRGERTVTGSADTRDAVFNAIGSDERSAT; encoded by the coding sequence ATGACTGAGCGCAAGCGCAAGAGCAATCTTCGCCCGGTGCGGGAAGTGACTACCCCCCGGCTCGAGTTCCGCACCATCCACGGGTACAAACGAGCGTTCCGCATTGCCGGCTCCGGGCCGGCCATTCTGTTGATTCACGGCATCGGCGACAACTCCACGACGTGGAATACCGTGCAGGCCAAGCTCGCTCAGCGGTTCACGGTGATCGCCCCCGACCTGCTGGGGCACGGGCAATCCGACAAACCCCGCGCCGACTACTCGGTGGCCGGCTATGCCAACGGGATGCGTGACTTGCTGTCCGTGCTCGATATCGAGCGCGTGACGATCGTCGGTCATTCACTCGGCGGCGGGGTGGCGATGCAATTCGCTTATCAGTTCCCGCATCTGGTCGAGCGGCTGATCCTGGTCGCCGCGGGCGGTGTCACCAAGGACGTCAACGTCGCCTTCCGGTTGGCCTCGCTACCGATCGGGACGGAGGCGTTGGCGCTGCTGCGGCTGCCCCTGGTGCTGCCGGCAGTTCAGCTGGCGGGACGGCTCGCGGGCCTGGCCATCGGATCGACCGGTTTGGGCCGCGATCTGCCTAATGTGCTGCGCATCCTGGACGACTTGCCGGAGCCGACGGCCTCATCGGCATTCAGCCGGACACTGCGGGCAGTGGTGGATTGGCGCGGGCAGATCGTCACCTTCCTGGATCGATGTTATTTGACCCAGGCCATCCCGGTGCAGATCGTCTGGGGGACCAAGGATGCGGTGGTCCCCGTCCGTCATGCCTGGATGGCACACGCCGCGATGCCCGGCTCGCGGCTGGAGATCTTTCAGGGCTCCGGTCACTTTCCGTTCCACGAAGACCCGGCTCGCTTCATCGACGTCCTGCAGCGCTTCATCGACACCACCGCGCCCGCCGAATACGATCAGGCCGCGCTTCGTGAATTACTGCGCACCGGCAGGGGCGAACGCACGGTCACGGGCTCGGCCGATACGCGCGACGCGGTGTTCAACGCGATCGGCTCGGACGAGCGCAGCGCTACTTAG